The nucleotide sequence GCAGGGGTCGATCCGGTACGGGCCATTAGGTATCAAATTATGGTCACGTTCATGCTCTTATCAGCGACTAGTTTGGGGTCAATCATTGCGTGCTATTTAGCTTACCGTAATTTCTATAATGAACAAAAACAGTTGAAGTAATGACTCCTGATTGCAGTCCCGCGGGGAGTCCTTTATGATGGAAGCTGAAATAAACTTAATGCGGGGGTATTGATTCAAATTAACTGGTATTTGAATTCCCGACCACTCAAATGTTTAAATTGGCGAACACCGATTGAGATCTTTTTGCGTGATCTGCGTTACTAAATTTGTTCAAGTTATTTCTTGCAATCTGCCTTTTGCAAATATTTGGTGAAATTATTTTTTAAGGTTCAGTTAGTGTCCACTTAAGGTTGGGTTATCCATAGCAGTTAAACTGACAACAGTTAGAAGCAAATAATATAAAAGTTAAAAAGAAGGTTCAATTATGAAAAAATTCTTGCAGTTCTGGTCACAGGTTTAATCGCGGTCGCGATGGTTTTAGATGCTTACTGGTTGTTACAAATGAATAAGGATCATCGACTGATGCTAGTGCGACCACCACGAGTCAAGCAACGACGACTGACAGCACAAGTGACACCACCAGTGTTAGTTCGAGGTCATCGACGATTTCGACGAGTAGTTCGAGCGGCAAGTATAAGGATGGCACTTATAAGGGCTCATCTGTGAGCACCCAGTGGGTAACGTCCAGGTTAAAGTGACCATTTCTGCGGGAAAATCACCGACGTGACGATGGTTCATAGTACAAGTGAAGATGGTGAAGGCCGCAGTCAGGCAATTGACAACCAGGCTGAACCCGTTTACATCTCTAAAACAAAGAAAGCCCAATCCGCTGATATCCAAGCTAT is from Pediococcus inopinatus and encodes:
- a CDS encoding FMN-binding protein, with the translated sequence MTDVTMVHSTSEDGEGRSQAIDNQAEPVYISKTKKAQSADIQAISGATVTYEGYTQSLQSALDKAV